A stretch of Metabacillus sp. FJAT-52054 DNA encodes these proteins:
- the fliM gene encoding flagellar motor switch protein FliM: MSGEILSQNEIDALLSAITTGEMDAEELKREEAEKKIKTYDFKRALRFSKDQIRSLTRIHENFARLLTTYFSAQLRTYIQITVASVDQVPYEEFVRSMPKMTILNIFQVQPLEGRIVMEVNPNIAYAMMDRVMGGIGSGFNKIDTLTEIETRIMSNLFEKSLDNYREAWSSITSIEPEMQEFEVNPQFIQMVSPNETVIVISLTAQVGDTSGMINLCIPHVVLEPIIPKLSVHYWMQSDRKERNPAETEALQKRIELTDITVSAELGSSEITIHEFMELQSGDIIQMDQSIDQPLLIKIGDKPKYTGQPGKLNRKLAVQILDHYFGGDEDGE; encoded by the coding sequence ATGTCCGGTGAAATATTATCGCAAAATGAAATTGATGCACTTCTATCAGCCATTACTACAGGAGAAATGGATGCAGAAGAGCTTAAAAGAGAAGAAGCGGAGAAAAAAATCAAAACGTATGATTTTAAAAGAGCTCTGCGCTTTTCCAAAGATCAGATCAGAAGCCTTACCCGGATCCATGAAAACTTTGCCCGGCTTCTTACTACGTATTTCTCTGCACAGCTGAGAACGTACATCCAGATTACTGTGGCATCCGTTGATCAGGTTCCATATGAAGAGTTCGTGCGTTCGATGCCTAAGATGACGATTTTGAATATTTTTCAAGTTCAGCCTCTTGAAGGCCGGATTGTCATGGAAGTCAACCCGAACATCGCTTATGCAATGATGGATCGAGTAATGGGCGGAATTGGATCTGGTTTTAATAAGATTGATACATTGACAGAGATTGAAACAAGAATTATGTCCAATCTTTTCGAAAAATCCCTTGATAATTACAGGGAGGCATGGAGTTCAATTACAAGTATTGAGCCGGAGATGCAGGAATTTGAAGTGAATCCGCAATTTATTCAAATGGTTTCTCCAAATGAAACGGTTATTGTCATCTCTCTGACAGCCCAAGTAGGAGACACCAGCGGAATGATTAATTTATGCATCCCGCATGTCGTTCTTGAGCCGATTATTCCAAAGCTATCCGTTCACTACTGGATGCAGTCAGACAGGAAAGAACGGAACCCTGCGGAAACAGAAGCTCTTCAAAAGCGGATTGAATTGACAGATATTACGGTTTCAGCAGAATTAGGTTCCTCTGAAATTACCATTCACGAATTTATGGAGCTGCAATCCGGAGACATCATTCAAATGGATCAATCCATTGATCAGCCGCTCCTGATTAAAATAGGAGACAAACCAAAATATACAGGACAGCCTGGAAAATTAAACCGCAAATTAGCTGTGCAGATTCTTGACCACTATTTTGGGGGTGACGAAGATGGGGAGTAA